A window of the Zootoca vivipara chromosome 14, rZooViv1.1, whole genome shotgun sequence genome harbors these coding sequences:
- the LOC118093271 gene encoding ectonucleotide pyrophosphatase/phosphodiesterase family member 7-like, with product MKITNFLAPVFALLAATACYPVTQKGNARKLLLISFDGFRWNYDQDVDTPNMDHLVKEGVKAEYVTPPFATMTSPSHFTTISGRWIEDHGVIHNMMFNTETLRKYGHKETQNKTEWWDNGVLPLWITAQNQGKKTASFHYPGGGANYSGQGVQRSLVESFTHPDSNETEWRENIDIVMKWFAEEDFDFVTLYYGEPDKVGHLVGPETEDRKSIIRQIDRTIGYLLKAIEEHGLNENLNVIITSDHGMTTVKKKPEVSEIMLANYIKFRDLVKFDIVDYGGFGMILPKPGKEEEIYQALKNAHPHLKVYKKGEFPEHFHYAQHERVLPILLYGDSGYSVNGRFILYVNKGDHGFDNEDMDMKTIFRAFGPDFKKGYLAEPFDTIHIYPLMCELLGVHPEPNNGSLAFTRNMLHSAPSRNILIPILVGGILGVLLLLIPVFIVSCRAIQRQKGKKDEHPEQMIKTALPSTGL from the exons ATGAAGATCACAAACTTCCTTGCTCCGGTGTTTGCCCTCCTGGCAGCCACTGCTTGTTACCCTGTTACACAGAAAGGAAATGCCCGTAAACTACTCTTGATCTCCTTCGATGGATTCCGGTGGAATTATGACCAGGATGTTGACACTCCAAACATGGACCACTTGGTCAAAGAAGGGGTGAAAGCAGAATATGTAACTCCTCCCTTTGCGACCATGACTTCACCATCCCATTTCACAACTATCTCAG GCCGCTGGATCGAAGACCATGGCGTCATCCACAATATGATGTTCAACACGGAGACTCTGAGAAAGTATGGCCACAAAGAAACACAGAACAAGACCGAATGGTGGGACAATGGAGTTCTGCCGCTGTGGATCACAGCTCAAAACCAG GGGAAAAAAACAGCTTCATTTCACTATCCCGGTGGAGGTGCCAATTACAGTGGCCAGGGGGTCCAAAGGAGTTTGGTTGAGTCCTTTACTCACCCTGACAGCAACGAGACGGAGTGGAGGGAAAACATTGATATTGTCATGAAATGGTTCGCCGAGGAAGATTTTGATTTTGTCACACTTTATTATGGGGAACCTGACAAGGTGGGGCACTTGGTTGGCCCAGAGACTGAAGACAGGAAATCGATCATCCGACAGATTGACCGGACCATCGGTTACCTCCTTAAAGCAATTGAAGAACACGGCTTGAATGAGAACCTCAATGTCATCATCACGTCCGATCATGGCATGACCACGGTCAAAAAGAAACCGGAAGTTAGTGAGATCATGCTGGCCAACTACATTAAATTCAGAGACCTTGTGAAATTTGACATTGTAGACTATGGTGGCTTTGGCATGATACTCCCCAAACCGGGTAAAGAAGAGGAAATCTATCAGGCATTGAAAAATGCCCACCCTCATCTCAAAGTGTATAAAAAGGGAGAGTTTCCTGAGCATTTCCATTATGCTCAACATGAACGAGTTTTGCCAATCCTGCTTTATGGAGATTCTGGTTACAGTGTCAATGGG AGGTTCATCCTCTACGTCAACAAAGGCGACCATGGATTTGACAACGAAGACATGGATATGAAGACCATCTTCAGAGCTTTTGGTCCAGATTTCAAGAAGGGCTATTTAGCGGAACCCTTTGACACCATCCACATTTACCCGTTGATGTGTGAGCTCCTGGGAGTCCATCCCGAACCCAACAATGGCTCTTTGGCATTCACTCGCAACATGCTCCATTCAGCACCATCCAGGAACATCCTTATTCCCATCCTTGTAGGAGGCATCCTGGGAGTCCTGCTTCTTCTGATACCCGTCTTCATAGTGTCCTGCAGGGCTATTCAACGTCAGAAGGG